A genomic stretch from Capricornis sumatraensis isolate serow.1 chromosome 4, serow.2, whole genome shotgun sequence includes:
- the UBE2N gene encoding ubiquitin-conjugating enzyme E2 N, with product MAGLPRRIIKETQRLLAEPVPGIKAEPDESNARYFHVVIAGPQDSPFEGGTFKLELFLPEEYPMAAPKVRFMTKIYHPNVDKLGRICLDILKDKWSPALQIRTVLLSIQALLSAPNPDDPLANDVAEQWKTNEAQAIETARAWTRLYAMNNI from the exons GAAACCCAGCGTTTGCTGGCAGAACCAGTTCCCGGCATTAAAGCAGAACCAGATGAGAGCAACGCCCGTTATTTTCATGTGGTCATTGCCGGCCCTCAGGATTCCCCCTTTGAGGGAGGGACTTTTAAACTTGAACTATTCCTTCCAGAAGAATACCCAATGGCAGCCCCTAAAGTACGTTTCATGACCAAAATTTATCATCCTAATGTAGACAAGTTGGGAAGAATATGTTTAGATATTTTGAAAG ATAAGTGGTCCCCAGCTCTGCAGATCCGCACAGTTCTGCTATCGATCCAGGCGTTGTTAAGTGCTCCCAATCCAGACGATCCATTAGCAAATGACGTAGCGGAGCAGTGGAAGACCAATGAAGCCCAAGCCATAGAAACAG CTAGAGCATGGACTAGGCTATATGCCATGAATAATATTTAA